From Mytilus edulis chromosome 8, xbMytEdul2.2, whole genome shotgun sequence, one genomic window encodes:
- the LOC139486011 gene encoding cyclic GMP-AMP synthase-like receptor 2, producing MADTDTHTESLALYQFLCQNIVGTENHVKTIRLLNSVRDNVISNKYHVTITSGSFGEGLDMRGSDLDIMHVVKPIEVYSDEKKRQRPNIQYYYRMVTDDVKPGYTHLLPENNGIKLKVWDEFNGVYFLSSTLLKQSVLGTSYSDIHKIHGPCLSHQGGQIDQAFCLHCKTWISQAFQWITRSNNSWPSYNVKQSIIKHGVLFVPIGVKGSPKEDIEWRISFSVGEKMLINTFTHTQLLCYALLKILVKDVLETNSECSDLLCSYFVKTIIFWISEELPQSIWKPNNLIYCFSRCFSRLIYCIKYSACLHYFIPENNLFENKIEGRARELLLDRLYTLHSYGWRCVLFSDQLSNFHVSMLINHVEPHSLHTIDIAKILNSKLLYFSNNWKDVEFEIQTYVYKKGIRLIMSCDKSYLKYLYTYYLSLRCAQSAQTISLNSTTNSNKQQYKQYNSCLCTLLQNIYHDAVSGWLMLASFFYTSKQYKKALCIIMYSLSKCTAEKLYSFMEISDIQYQLLELKLFQKKTIVRLWKTMLIDFMKFGKKSCLIPNELHMEVENEVCFISSIVYAYFLKFLCHYHLNNVRQCQNCLHTLQLILVENYCIEQNGQLPSEDYKILGIALQMSGDYEAARRSFLQSLELYPDHKFNTSYKRLSLMSSL from the exons ATGGCAG ACACTGACACACATACCGAATCATTAGCACTTTATCAATTCTTGTGTCAAAACATAGTTGGAACTGAGAATCATGTTAAAACAATCAGACTACTGAATTCTGTGAGGGATAATGTGATAAGCAACAAATATCATGTAACTATAACAAGTGGAAGTTTTGGAGAAGGGCTTGATATGAGAGGTAGCGATTTGGATATAATGCATGTAGTAAAACCAATCGAGGTTTATTCAGATGAAAAAAAACGACAACGGCCAAATATACAGTATTATTATAGAATGGTAACAGACGATGTAAAACCTGGTTACACGCATTTGCTTCCAGAAAACAATGGTATCAAATTAAAAGTGTGGGATGAATTTAATGGAGTATATTTTTTATCAAGCACATTGTTGAAACAATCCGTATTAGGTACATCTTATTCAGATATACACAAAATTCATGGACCGTGTTTGTCGCACCAAGGAGGACAGATAGACCAAGCCTTTTGCTTACATTGTAAGACATGGATATCACAAGCATTCCAGTGGATAACAAGATCAAACAACTCATGGCCCAGCTATAATGTCAAACAAAGTATCATAAAACATGGAGTACTTTTTGTACCTATTGGAGTTAAGGGATCACCAAAAGAAGATATAGAATGGCGAATATCTTTTTCTGTTGGTGAAAAAATGCTCATAAACACATTTACACACACACAATTATTATGCTATGCCCTTTTAAAAATTCTTGTGAAAGACGTTCTAGAAACAAACTCCGAATGTTCAGATTTACTCtgttcatattttgtgaaaacaattattttctggaTATCAGAAGAATTACCACAATCCATCTGGAAaccaaataatcttatatattgtttttcgCGTTGCTTTAGTAGACTTATTTATTGTATTAAGTATTCAGCTTGCTTGCATTACTTTATTCCAGAAAACAACCTGTTTGAGAATAAAATAGAGGGCCGGGCTCGTGAACTTCTCTTAGATAGACTATATACCCTACATAGTTATGGTTGGCGGTGCGTCTTATTTTCTGATCAACTATCTAACTTTCATGTTTCAATGTTGATTAATCACGTCGAACCACATTCATTGCATACTATCGATATtgcaaaaatactgaattccaagttgttatatttttcaaataattggaAGGATGTTGAGTTTGAGATTCAAACTTATGTATACAAAAAAGGAATCCGCCTGATAATGTCCTGTGATAAATCCTACCTAAAATACTTATATACATACTACCTGTCATTGAGGTGTGCACAATCTGCGCAGACTATTTCGCTGAATAGTACTACAAATAGTAACAAACAACAATATAAACAGTATAATTCCTGTCTGTGTACTCTGCTCCAAAATATTTATCATGACGCTGTTTCCGGATGGTTGATGCTAGCTTCGTTTTTCTATACATCAAAACAGTACAAGAAAGCGTTATGCATCATCATGTATTCTTTATCGAAATGTACTGCCGAAAAACTATACAGCTTCATGGAGATATCGGATATTCAATACCAATTGCTAGAACTGAAATTATTTCAGAAGAAAACTATCGTTCGACTATGGAAAACAATGCTTATagatttcatgaaatttggaaaaaagtcATGTTTAATACCAAATGAACTACACATGGAAGTGGAAAATGAAGTATGTTTTATTTCTTCTATAGTGTATgcttattttctaaaatttctgtgtcattatcATCTCAATAATGTCAGACAATGTCAGAATTGTCTCCACACTTTACAACTTATTCTAGTAGAAAATTATTGTATCGAACAAAATGGACAATTACCTTCTGAAGACTACAAAATTCTTGGTATTGCTTTACAGATGTCAGGAGACTATGAAGCCGCCCGTCGATCATTCTTGCAGTCACTTGAATTATACCCTGATCACAAGTTCAATACTTCTTATAAGAGACTTTCGTTAATGAGCTCATTGTGA